The proteins below come from a single Alkalidesulfovibrio alkalitolerans DSM 16529 genomic window:
- a CDS encoding CRISPR-associated endonuclease Cas3'', whose amino-acid sequence MLTYYARFIGEGDQVRWQRLREHLLMVARLAAAFAREANPGDRGFVRAARRAGLLHDLGKYGDAFQQRLRDAEAGRPAAAAPHARFGAALLDRDGRWDQALAVLGHHAGLHAASDFTNKVRPEDGDTGDTLLRRALDDGLRLAGRDGPVTIREGTTDRLALELRERMLFSCLVDADRSDCVRFEVGMLPTGPALDAQKLLSKLLGFIAEKARECPPGVVKECRAAVLDACLDSASLPGRLLTLAVPTGGGKTLSGMAFALKRATLRPDAVRRVVVVVPYLSIIEQNAAEYRAALGDDAILEHHSGDFASLRTVRREHDERMFSENEGDEAYAVADEDEDAHLGGLRVPDLARENWDAPVIVTTSVRFFETIFSNRPSDLRRLHNIARSVVILDEVQTLPRHLLAPLLSVMQGLAHDWGVHFVFSTATQPAFERPETAPPEDIRWAPGSLTPIIPSELYARLVRDLQRVAEPVWASSGESWSVARQAEAVRNEPRALCILNTKRQVRDLFQCLRSEADGWLVHLSTRMCAAHRLAVIRRIQEHLRQTDEPCRVISSQLVEAGVDLSFPAVMRAMGPLDAIVQAAGRCDRDGRLTAALGAPAGRLTIFEPEDGASPYPGPTSITRSMLGHLGMSLHAPAVMRRYFNELYEGELDGPGIQGLRLKFDFPAVAEAFSLIDDRTRAVLVPYGKGTGIIACLERGESPSRDLLRLAGRYQVGLYPNEFHEAERLGAIYSLDSDGRLWACRKSCYDDELGLDLRPPAAGEHVV is encoded by the coding sequence ATGTTGACGTATTATGCGCGATTCATCGGAGAAGGGGACCAAGTGCGATGGCAGCGGCTACGTGAACATCTGCTGATGGTCGCGCGTCTCGCGGCAGCCTTCGCGCGCGAGGCAAATCCGGGAGATCGGGGATTTGTCCGGGCCGCGCGCAGAGCAGGCCTGCTCCACGATCTGGGAAAGTACGGCGACGCCTTCCAGCAACGGCTGCGTGACGCCGAGGCCGGCAGACCGGCCGCGGCCGCGCCCCATGCTCGCTTTGGTGCGGCGCTCCTTGATAGGGACGGGAGGTGGGATCAGGCCCTGGCTGTGCTTGGCCACCACGCGGGCTTGCACGCGGCATCGGACTTCACAAATAAGGTACGTCCCGAAGATGGAGACACAGGAGACACGCTTCTGCGGCGCGCCTTGGATGACGGCCTGCGGCTCGCCGGGCGAGATGGTCCTGTCACCATCCGAGAAGGCACGACCGACCGGCTGGCTCTGGAGTTGCGCGAACGCATGCTCTTCAGTTGCCTCGTGGACGCCGATCGTAGCGACTGCGTCCGCTTTGAGGTCGGCATGCTGCCAACCGGGCCAGCTCTCGATGCGCAGAAGCTTTTGTCCAAGCTCCTCGGCTTCATCGCGGAAAAGGCCAGGGAATGTCCACCGGGAGTTGTGAAGGAGTGTCGCGCCGCCGTGCTTGACGCCTGCCTCGACTCCGCTTCGCTGCCCGGTCGGCTGCTCACGCTGGCCGTGCCAACGGGAGGCGGCAAGACTCTTTCCGGCATGGCCTTCGCGCTTAAGCGAGCGACGTTGCGGCCGGACGCGGTACGGCGGGTTGTCGTGGTCGTGCCGTACCTATCCATCATCGAGCAGAACGCGGCGGAATACCGTGCGGCCCTCGGCGACGACGCAATCCTGGAGCATCATTCCGGCGACTTCGCGAGCCTGCGGACCGTGCGGCGCGAGCACGATGAGCGCATGTTCTCGGAGAATGAGGGGGACGAGGCGTATGCCGTTGCGGACGAAGATGAGGACGCCCACCTCGGCGGCCTTCGCGTTCCGGATTTGGCGCGGGAGAATTGGGACGCGCCTGTCATCGTCACCACCTCGGTGCGCTTCTTCGAGACCATTTTCTCCAACCGACCGTCTGACCTGCGACGTTTGCACAACATCGCCCGTTCGGTGGTCATCCTGGACGAGGTGCAAACCCTGCCGCGCCACTTACTGGCCCCGCTCCTTTCCGTCATGCAGGGGCTCGCGCACGACTGGGGCGTGCACTTCGTCTTCTCCACCGCGACCCAGCCCGCCTTCGAGAGGCCCGAGACCGCCCCACCCGAAGACATTCGGTGGGCCCCGGGCAGCCTGACCCCGATCATCCCGTCGGAGTTGTACGCGCGCCTCGTGCGTGATCTTCAACGAGTGGCCGAGCCGGTTTGGGCGAGCAGTGGCGAGTCGTGGTCCGTGGCGCGGCAGGCCGAGGCCGTGCGAAATGAGCCGCGCGCGCTGTGCATTCTGAACACCAAGCGCCAGGTGCGCGATCTCTTCCAATGCCTGCGATCCGAGGCGGACGGCTGGCTCGTGCACCTCTCCACGCGCATGTGCGCGGCGCACCGGCTGGCTGTCATCCGGCGCATCCAGGAGCATCTGCGGCAGACGGACGAGCCGTGCCGGGTGATCAGTTCCCAGCTCGTTGAGGCTGGGGTGGACCTGAGCTTTCCGGCTGTGATGCGGGCCATGGGGCCGCTGGACGCCATTGTGCAGGCGGCTGGGCGCTGCGACCGGGACGGCAGGCTGACCGCCGCCCTGGGCGCTCCGGCCGGTCGGCTGACGATCTTCGAGCCTGAGGATGGAGCCAGTCCCTATCCCGGCCCCACCTCCATCACGCGCTCCATGCTCGGGCACCTGGGCATGTCGCTTCATGCGCCTGCGGTCATGCGCCGCTACTTCAACGAGCTCTACGAGGGGGAGCTGGACGGCCCAGGCATCCAGGGGCTGCGACTGAAGTTCGACTTCCCCGCAGTGGCCGAGGCCTTCTCGCTCATCGACGACCGCACCCGCGCGGTGCTTGTGCCTTACGGGAAGGGTACGGGGATCATCGCGTGCCTTGAGCGCGGCGAGTCGCCCTCGCGTGATCTACTGCGCCTGGCGGGCCGCTACCAGGTGGGGCTCTACCCGAACGAATTCCACGAGGCCGAGCGCTTGGGCGCCATCTATTCCCTCGATAGCGACGGCCGCCTCTGGGCCTGCCGAAAGAGCTGCTACGACGACGAACTCGGGCTCGACTTGCGGCCGCCCGCCGCAGGGGAACATGTGGTCTGA